Proteins from one Streptomyces sp. NBC_00289 genomic window:
- a CDS encoding 3'-5' exonuclease, with product MTCWYEGPLAAFDTETTGVDVETDRIVSAAVVVQDAPGTRPRISRWLVNPGVPVPAGATAVHGLTQEHLQRNGRWPAPVMHEIAEALAEQAGAGRPLVVMNAPFDLTLLDRELRRHRASSLDHWLEASSLRVLDPRVLDKHLDRYRKGRRTLTDLCEHYGVVLDGAHDAGADALAALDVVRAVGRRFAARLERLSPAELHTLQSVWHAAQARGLQAWFARSGTDEVVDTAWPLRPELPAAAA from the coding sequence ATGACGTGCTGGTACGAGGGCCCACTGGCCGCCTTCGACACGGAGACCACGGGCGTCGACGTCGAGACCGACCGGATCGTGTCGGCCGCCGTCGTCGTCCAGGACGCCCCGGGCACGCGGCCACGGATCAGCCGGTGGCTGGTGAACCCGGGTGTGCCGGTGCCCGCCGGAGCGACGGCGGTGCACGGACTGACGCAGGAGCATCTGCAGCGCAACGGCCGCTGGCCGGCGCCGGTGATGCACGAGATAGCCGAGGCGCTGGCGGAGCAGGCCGGGGCGGGCCGTCCGCTGGTGGTGATGAACGCGCCGTTCGATCTGACGCTCCTGGACCGCGAGTTGCGCCGCCATCGCGCCTCGTCCCTGGACCACTGGCTCGAGGCGTCGTCGCTGCGCGTGCTCGACCCGCGGGTCCTGGACAAACACCTGGACCGCTACCGCAAGGGCCGACGCACCCTGACCGATCTGTGCGAGCACTACGGCGTCGTCCTGGACGGCGCGCACGACGCGGGCGCCGACGCGCTGGCCGCACTCGACGTCGTACGGGCGGTGGGACGTCGTTTCGCGGCCCGGCTCGAGCGGCTGTCTCCGGCCGAGCTGCACACCCTGCAGTCGGTGTGGCACGCGGCACAGGCGCGCGGTCTGCAGGCGTGGTTCGCGCGCAGCGGCACCGACGAGGTGGTGGACACGGCGTGGCCGCTGCGTCCGGAACTGCCGGCGGCGGCCGCATAG
- a CDS encoding DUF4365 domain-containing protein: protein MAIAQPERGGLLPERTAPHRGTLATTACMETLQVGYLHAVAAAAGCSLSQPFPDNGIDWHVSHGSPGHTVDDEVTIKVQLKCTYQIAPNPPGRFFSFTLDNAHLAKLARTPVSVHKILVVMLVPRSQDDWLRASHDRLDLRHCCYWINLAGHPVTGRNRTTVRIPTSRVFDDRALCEIMTRVGTGGRP from the coding sequence ATGGCGATAGCGCAGCCCGAGCGGGGCGGGCTGCTGCCCGAACGGACGGCACCCCATCGCGGCACACTCGCCACCACCGCCTGCATGGAGACACTGCAGGTCGGCTATCTGCACGCGGTCGCGGCGGCCGCGGGCTGCTCGCTGTCCCAGCCCTTTCCGGACAACGGCATCGACTGGCACGTCAGTCACGGCTCACCGGGCCACACCGTCGACGACGAGGTGACCATCAAGGTGCAGCTCAAGTGCACCTACCAGATCGCGCCGAACCCGCCCGGCCGCTTCTTCTCCTTCACGCTCGACAACGCCCACCTGGCGAAGCTCGCCCGCACCCCGGTGTCGGTGCACAAGATCCTCGTCGTGATGCTCGTCCCGCGGTCCCAGGACGACTGGCTGCGCGCCAGCCACGACCGGCTCGACCTGCGCCACTGCTGCTACTGGATCAACCTCGCCGGCCATCCGGTCACCGGCCGGAACCGGACCACCGTGCGCATACCGACCTCGCGCGTCTTCGACGACCGGGCCCTCTGCGAGATCATGACGCGGGTCGGGACGGGAGGCAGACCATGA
- the thrS gene encoding threonine--tRNA ligase — MSDVRVIIQRDSEREERTVTTGTTAAELFAGERSVIAARVGGELKDLSYAVRDGETVEGVEISSEDGLNILRHSTAHVMAQAVQELFPEAKLGIGPPVKDGFYYDFDVERPFTPEDLKAVEKKMQEIQKRGQRFARRVVTDEAAREELANEPYKLELIGIKGSASTDDGADVEVGAGELTIYDNLDAKTGDLCWKDLCRGPHLPTTRNIPAFKLMRNAAAYWRGSEKNPMLQRIYGTAWPSKDELKAHLDFLAEAEKRDHRKLGSELDLFSIPEQIGSGLAVFHPKGGVVRRVMEDYSRRRHEEEGYEFVYTPHATKGKLFETSGHLDWYADGMYPPMQLDEGVDYYLKPMNCPMHNLIFDARGRSYRELPLRLFEFGTVYRYEKSGVVHGLTRARGFTQDDAHIYCTREQMADELDKTLTFVLNLLRDYGLTDFYLELSTKDPEKFVGSDEVWEEATETLRQVAEKQGLPLVPDPGGAAFYGPKISVQTKDAIGRTWQMSTVQLDFNLPERFDLEYTGPDGSKQRPVMIHRALFGSIERFFAVLLEHYAGAFPAWLAPVQAVGIPIGDGHVEYLEKFAAEARKKGLRVEVDSSSDRMQKKIRNAQKQKVPFMVIAGDEDMSNDSVSFRYRDGSQENGIPLEAAIAKIAQVVEERTQV, encoded by the coding sequence GTGTCAGACGTCCGTGTGATCATCCAACGCGATTCCGAGCGGGAAGAGCGAACGGTGACGACGGGCACCACGGCCGCCGAGCTCTTTGCCGGTGAGCGTTCCGTCATCGCCGCACGCGTGGGCGGGGAGCTCAAGGACCTCTCGTACGCGGTGCGGGACGGCGAGACCGTCGAGGGCGTGGAGATCTCCTCCGAGGACGGCCTGAACATCCTGCGCCACTCCACCGCGCATGTGATGGCCCAGGCCGTGCAGGAGCTCTTCCCCGAGGCCAAGCTGGGCATCGGCCCGCCGGTCAAGGACGGCTTCTACTACGACTTCGACGTCGAGCGGCCCTTCACGCCGGAGGACCTCAAGGCCGTCGAGAAGAAGATGCAGGAGATCCAGAAGCGCGGGCAGAGGTTCGCCCGTCGCGTCGTCACCGACGAGGCGGCCCGCGAGGAGCTCGCGAACGAGCCCTACAAGCTGGAGCTCATCGGCATCAAGGGTTCGGCCTCCACGGACGACGGCGCGGACGTCGAGGTCGGCGCCGGCGAGCTGACGATCTACGACAACCTGGACGCCAAGACCGGTGACCTGTGCTGGAAGGACCTCTGCCGCGGTCCCCACCTGCCCACCACCCGCAACATCCCGGCGTTCAAGCTGATGCGCAACGCGGCCGCCTACTGGCGCGGCAGCGAGAAGAACCCCATGCTCCAGCGCATCTACGGCACCGCGTGGCCGTCCAAGGACGAGCTGAAGGCGCACCTCGACTTCCTCGCCGAGGCCGAGAAGCGTGACCACCGCAAGCTCGGCAGCGAGCTCGACCTGTTCTCCATCCCGGAGCAGATCGGCTCCGGCCTCGCCGTCTTCCACCCCAAGGGCGGTGTCGTCCGCCGGGTCATGGAGGACTACTCGCGCCGCCGGCACGAGGAGGAGGGCTACGAGTTCGTCTACACCCCGCACGCGACGAAGGGGAAGCTCTTCGAGACCTCGGGCCACCTGGACTGGTACGCCGACGGCATGTACCCGCCCATGCAGCTCGACGAGGGCGTGGACTACTACCTCAAGCCCATGAACTGCCCGATGCACAACCTGATCTTCGACGCGCGCGGCCGCTCCTACCGTGAACTGCCGCTGCGCCTCTTCGAGTTCGGGACCGTGTACCGGTACGAGAAGTCGGGCGTCGTGCACGGCCTGACCCGCGCCCGCGGCTTCACCCAGGACGACGCGCACATCTACTGCACCCGCGAGCAGATGGCCGACGAGCTCGACAAGACGCTCACCTTCGTGCTGAACCTGCTGCGCGACTACGGTCTGACCGACTTCTACCTGGAGCTGTCGACCAAGGACCCGGAGAAGTTCGTCGGCTCCGACGAGGTGTGGGAGGAGGCCACCGAGACGCTGCGGCAGGTGGCCGAGAAGCAGGGCCTCCCGCTGGTCCCGGACCCGGGCGGCGCCGCCTTCTACGGTCCGAAGATCTCCGTCCAGACCAAGGACGCGATCGGCCGCACCTGGCAGATGTCGACCGTGCAGCTCGACTTCAACCTGCCGGAGCGCTTCGACCTGGAGTACACCGGCCCCGACGGCTCCAAGCAGCGCCCGGTCATGATCCACCGCGCTCTGTTCGGTTCGATCGAGCGGTTCTTCGCGGTGCTGCTCGAGCACTACGCGGGCGCCTTCCCGGCCTGGCTGGCCCCGGTTCAGGCGGTCGGCATCCCGATCGGCGACGGGCACGTCGAGTACCTGGAGAAGTTCGCCGCCGAGGCCAGGAAGAAGGGCCTGCGGGTCGAGGTCGACTCCTCCTCGGACCGTATGCAGAAGAAGATCCGCAACGCCCAGAAGCAGAAGGTGCCCTTCATGGTCATCGCGGGCGACGAGGACATGTCGAACGACTCGGTGTCCTTCCGCTACCGCGACGGCTCCCAGGAGAACGGCATCCCCCTCGAGGCGGCCATCGCGAAGATCGCTCAGGTCGTCGAGGAGCGCACGCAGGTCTGA
- a CDS encoding HIT domain-containing protein — MLHCMTSEPEQQWGVGTQDAFQRLWTPHRMAYIQGENKPTGPGADDGCPFCSIPAKSDEDGLIVRRGEQVYAVLNLYPYNGGHLMVVPYRHVADYTDLTESETAELAALTKQAMSALRTASGAHGFNIGMNQGTVAGAGIAAHLHQHLVPRWGGDTNFMPVVGHTKVLPQLLADTRKMLADAWPAG, encoded by the coding sequence ATGCTGCACTGCATGACGAGTGAGCCGGAGCAGCAGTGGGGAGTGGGGACGCAGGACGCGTTCCAGCGTCTGTGGACGCCCCACCGGATGGCGTACATCCAGGGTGAGAACAAGCCGACCGGCCCGGGTGCCGACGACGGCTGTCCCTTCTGCTCGATCCCGGCGAAGTCCGACGAGGACGGCCTGATCGTCCGCCGCGGTGAGCAGGTGTACGCGGTGCTCAACCTGTACCCGTACAACGGCGGCCACCTGATGGTCGTGCCCTACCGCCACGTCGCCGACTACACGGACCTCACGGAGTCGGAGACCGCCGAGCTCGCCGCGCTGACCAAGCAGGCGATGTCGGCCCTGCGGACCGCCTCCGGCGCGCACGGCTTCAACATCGGCATGAACCAGGGCACGGTGGCGGGCGCCGGCATCGCCGCCCACCTCCACCAGCACCTCGTGCCCCGCTGGGGCGGCGACACCAACTTCATGCCGGTGGTCGGTCACACGAAGGTGCTGCCGCAGCTCCTGGCGGACACCCGGAAGATGCTGGCGGACGCCTGGCCGGCGGGCTGA
- a CDS encoding elongation factor G-like protein EF-G2 has product MGDKANTHPGAAGRATAADHPASVRNVVLVGHSGSGKTTLVEALALTAKAVNRAGRVEDGGTVSDYDDIEHRQHRSVQLSLVPVEWDGIKINLLDTPGYADFVGELRAGLRAADAALFVVSASDGVDGSTRMVWEECAAVGMPRAIVVTHLEAARADFEEMTRICAEAFGADDPDAVLPLYLPLRGPQAADGHAPVTGLIGLLSQKLFDYSTGERKESEPGADQLPLIEEARDRLIEGIISESEDETLMDRYLGGEQVDVRTLVEDLERAVARGVFFPVLAAAPAAEGARQGLGTVELLELVTGGFPTPLEREAPGVTTVDGKPRELKPCDPDGPLVAEVVKTASDPYVGRVSLVRVFSGTLHSDETVHVSGHGLADRGHEDHDVDERVGALSSPFGKQQRALTHCIAGDLACVAKLSRAETGDTLSAKDDPLLMEPWEMPDPLLPLAIQAHSKADEDKLSQGLGRLVAEDPTMRLEQNQNTHQVVLWCLGEAHADVALERLRTRYGVQVDVVPHKVSLRETFADKAGGRGRHVKQSGGHGQFAICEIEVEPLPGGSGIEFVDKVVGGAVPRQFIPSVEKGVRAQAAKGVVAGYPLIDVRVTLLDGKAHSVDSSDAAFQTAGALALREAASDVRIHLLEPVAEVTVLVGDEYVGAVMSDLSGRRGRVLGTEQTSGGRTLVRAEVPEIEIGRYTVDLRSLSHGTARFDRSYARHEPMPPQIAERVREDVRGAS; this is encoded by the coding sequence ATGGGCGACAAGGCGAACACACACCCCGGAGCCGCCGGCAGGGCTACGGCGGCCGACCACCCCGCGTCCGTACGGAATGTGGTGCTGGTCGGCCACAGCGGATCCGGCAAGACGACGCTGGTGGAGGCTCTCGCCCTCACGGCGAAAGCGGTGAACCGGGCGGGCCGCGTGGAGGACGGCGGCACCGTCTCCGACTACGACGACATCGAGCACCGACAGCATCGTTCGGTGCAGCTGTCCCTGGTCCCCGTCGAATGGGACGGGATCAAGATCAACCTCCTCGACACCCCCGGCTACGCCGACTTCGTCGGGGAACTGAGGGCCGGTCTGCGAGCGGCGGACGCGGCCCTCTTCGTCGTCTCCGCCTCGGACGGCGTGGACGGCTCGACCCGCATGGTGTGGGAGGAGTGCGCCGCCGTCGGCATGCCGCGGGCCATCGTCGTCACCCACCTGGAGGCGGCCAGGGCGGACTTCGAGGAGATGACGCGGATCTGCGCGGAGGCCTTCGGCGCGGACGACCCCGACGCCGTACTGCCGCTGTACCTGCCGCTGCGCGGCCCGCAGGCAGCGGACGGGCACGCGCCCGTGACCGGTCTGATCGGGCTGCTGTCGCAGAAGCTGTTCGACTACTCCACCGGGGAGCGCAAGGAGTCCGAGCCGGGCGCGGACCAGCTGCCGCTGATCGAGGAGGCCCGCGACCGGCTGATCGAGGGGATCATCTCCGAGAGCGAGGACGAGACCCTCATGGACCGCTACCTCGGCGGCGAGCAGGTCGACGTACGGACGCTCGTCGAGGACCTGGAGCGGGCGGTCGCGCGCGGGGTCTTCTTCCCCGTCCTGGCCGCCGCCCCCGCGGCCGAGGGCGCCCGGCAGGGGCTCGGCACGGTCGAGCTGCTGGAGCTGGTCACGGGCGGTTTCCCGACCCCGCTGGAGCGCGAGGCGCCCGGCGTCACCACGGTCGACGGGAAGCCGCGCGAACTGAAGCCGTGCGACCCGGACGGGCCGCTGGTGGCGGAGGTCGTGAAGACGGCGTCCGACCCGTACGTCGGCCGGGTCTCCCTCGTACGGGTCTTCTCCGGCACCCTGCACTCCGACGAGACGGTGCACGTCTCCGGGCACGGGCTCGCCGACCGCGGACACGAGGACCACGACGTCGACGAGCGCGTCGGCGCCCTGTCCTCGCCGTTCGGCAAGCAGCAGCGGGCGCTCACCCACTGCATCGCCGGTGACCTGGCCTGCGTGGCGAAGCTGAGCCGGGCGGAGACCGGCGACACCCTCTCGGCCAAGGACGACCCGCTGCTCATGGAGCCGTGGGAGATGCCGGACCCGCTGCTGCCGCTCGCCATCCAGGCGCACAGCAAGGCCGACGAGGACAAGCTCTCGCAGGGGCTCGGCAGGCTGGTCGCCGAGGACCCGACCATGCGTCTGGAACAGAACCAGAACACCCACCAGGTGGTCCTGTGGTGCCTGGGCGAGGCGCACGCCGACGTCGCGCTGGAGCGGCTGCGCACCCGCTACGGCGTCCAGGTCGACGTCGTACCGCACAAGGTGTCCCTCCGGGAGACGTTCGCGGACAAGGCCGGCGGGCGCGGCCGGCACGTCAAGCAGTCCGGCGGGCACGGGCAGTTCGCGATCTGCGAGATCGAGGTGGAACCCCTGCCGGGCGGTTCCGGCATCGAGTTCGTCGACAAGGTGGTCGGCGGCGCGGTGCCGCGCCAGTTCATCCCGTCGGTCGAGAAGGGCGTAAGGGCCCAGGCGGCCAAGGGAGTTGTCGCGGGCTATCCGCTCATCGACGTCCGGGTCACGCTGCTGGACGGCAAGGCGCACTCCGTGGACTCCTCGGACGCCGCGTTCCAGACGGCCGGCGCGCTGGCGCTGCGGGAGGCCGCGTCGGACGTGCGGATCCACCTTCTGGAGCCGGTGGCGGAGGTGACGGTGCTGGTCGGCGACGAGTACGTGGGCGCCGTGATGAGCGACCTGTCGGGGCGGCGCGGCCGGGTGCTCGGCACCGAGCAGACCAGCGGCGGCCGCACCCTGGTGCGGGCCGAGGTGCCGGAGATCGAGATCGGCCGGTACACCGTCGACCTGCGCTCGCTGTCCCACGGAACCGCCCGGTTCGACCGCTCGTACGCGCGGCACGAACCGATGCCGCCGCAGATCGCGGAACGCGTTCGCGAAGACGTGCGCGGCGCCTCGTAG
- the pgsA gene encoding phosphatidylinositol phosphate synthase has translation MGQPVASRGRSATPTLGKAMLNKYARAFFTRVLTPFAAFLIRRGVSPDTVTLLGTAGVMAGALVFYPRGEFFWGTIVITLFVFSDLVDGNMARQLGRSSRWGAFLDSTLDRVADSAVFGGFALWYAGHGDDNVLCAVSIFCLASGQVVSYTKARGESIGLPVAVNGLVERAERLVISLVAAGLAGLHTFGVPGIQVLLPIALWIVAVGSLVTLIQRVVTVRRESAEAEAAEGEQDPQGNPANASRGSEAAK, from the coding sequence ATGGGCCAGCCGGTGGCCAGCAGGGGCCGCTCGGCCACACCGACCCTCGGGAAGGCCATGCTGAACAAGTACGCGCGTGCATTCTTCACGCGTGTCCTCACACCGTTCGCCGCGTTTCTCATCCGCCGGGGCGTCAGCCCCGACACGGTCACGCTGCTCGGCACCGCCGGCGTGATGGCGGGCGCGCTGGTCTTCTACCCCCGGGGCGAGTTCTTCTGGGGCACGATCGTCATCACACTGTTCGTGTTCTCCGACCTCGTCGACGGCAACATGGCCCGCCAGCTGGGCCGCAGCAGCCGCTGGGGCGCCTTCCTGGACTCCACGCTGGACCGGGTGGCCGACAGCGCGGTCTTCGGCGGCTTCGCCCTGTGGTACGCGGGCCACGGCGACGACAACGTCCTGTGCGCCGTCTCGATCTTCTGCCTGGCCAGCGGCCAGGTCGTGTCGTACACCAAAGCGCGGGGCGAGTCGATCGGCCTCCCGGTCGCCGTCAATGGTCTCGTCGAGCGCGCCGAACGCCTGGTGATCTCCCTGGTCGCGGCCGGCCTCGCGGGCCTGCACACGTTCGGCGTGCCGGGCATCCAGGTGCTGCTGCCGATCGCCCTGTGGATCGTCGCCGTCGGCAGCCTGGTCACGCTCATCCAGCGGGTCGTCACGGTCCGCCGGGAGTCCGCCGAGGCAGAGGCCGCGGAGGGCGAGCAGGACCCGCAGGGGAATCCGGCGAACGCCTCCCGGGGGAGTGAGGCGGCGAAGTGA
- a CDS encoding phosphatidylinositol mannoside acyltransferase, producing MSAQERLTDALYGLGWGAVKKLPEPVAVRLGRQIADLAWKRRGKGVRRLESNYARVVPDASPERLAALSRAGMRSYLRYWMESFRLPAWSAERVRQGFEPRDLHHLTDGLASGRGVILALPHMANWDLAGAWVTTRLETPFTTVAERLKPETLYDRFVAYREGLGMEVLPHSGGTAFGTLARRLRDGGLVCLVAERDLSASGVEVKFFGEATRMPAGPALLAQQTGALLLPVTLWYDDSPVMRGRVHPPVDVPETGTRAEKTSVMTQALADAFATGIADHPEDWHMLQRLWLADLEPRPSDGERP from the coding sequence GTGAGCGCCCAGGAGCGGCTCACCGACGCGCTCTACGGTCTCGGCTGGGGAGCGGTCAAGAAGCTTCCCGAGCCGGTCGCCGTCCGTCTCGGCCGGCAGATCGCCGACCTCGCCTGGAAGCGGCGCGGCAAGGGCGTGCGGCGGCTGGAGAGCAACTACGCGCGCGTGGTGCCCGACGCGAGCCCAGAGCGGCTGGCCGCGCTGTCCCGCGCGGGCATGCGCTCCTACCTGCGCTACTGGATGGAGTCCTTCCGGCTGCCCGCCTGGAGCGCCGAGCGCGTCAGGCAGGGCTTCGAGCCCAGGGACCTGCACCACCTGACCGACGGGCTGGCCTCCGGCCGGGGCGTGATCCTCGCGCTGCCGCACATGGCCAACTGGGACCTCGCCGGCGCCTGGGTCACCACCAGGCTGGAGACACCGTTCACCACGGTCGCCGAACGCCTCAAGCCGGAGACGCTCTACGACCGTTTCGTCGCCTACCGCGAGGGCCTCGGCATGGAGGTCCTGCCGCACAGCGGCGGCACCGCCTTCGGCACCCTGGCCCGGCGGCTGCGCGACGGCGGCCTGGTCTGCCTGGTCGCCGAGCGCGACCTGTCCGCCTCCGGCGTCGAGGTCAAGTTCTTCGGCGAGGCCACCCGGATGCCCGCCGGTCCGGCCCTGCTCGCCCAGCAGACCGGAGCGCTGCTGCTGCCCGTCACGCTCTGGTACGACGACTCGCCCGTGATGCGGGGCCGGGTCCATCCGCCGGTCGACGTCCCCGAGACAGGTACCCGGGCTGAGAAGACGTCTGTCATGACACAGGCGCTGGCCGATGCCTTCGCCACCGGGATCGCCGACCATCCGGAGGACTGGCACATGCTCCAGCGTTTGTGGCTCGCCGACCTGGAACCCCGCCCCTCGGACGGGGAGCGGCCGTGA
- a CDS encoding glycosyltransferase family 4 protein, with amino-acid sequence MRIGIVCPYSWDVPGGVQFHIRDLADYFIRLGHEVSVLAPADDDTPLPPYVVSAGRAVPVPYNGSVARLNFGFLSAARVRRWLHDGEFDVIHIHEPASPSLGLLACWAAQGPIVATFHTSNPRSRAMIAAYSILQAALEKISARIAVSEYARRTLVEHLGGDAVVIPNGVDVDFFARAEPKPEWQGETIGFIGRIDEPRKGLPVLMRALPKILAERPRTRLLVAGRGDEEEAVESLPKELRGNVEFLGMVSDEDKARLLRSVDLYVAPNTGGESFGIILVEAMSAGAPVLAADLDAFAQVLDQGVAGELFTNEDADALAETAVRLLGDPRRRAELRERGSAHVRRFDWSTVGADILSVYETVTDGTTAVAADERSTGLRARFGLARN; translated from the coding sequence GTGAGGATCGGCATCGTCTGCCCGTACTCCTGGGACGTGCCCGGCGGCGTCCAGTTCCACATCCGTGACCTCGCCGACTACTTCATCCGGCTGGGGCACGAGGTGTCGGTCCTCGCACCGGCCGACGACGACACCCCGCTGCCGCCCTACGTCGTCTCGGCGGGGCGCGCGGTGCCGGTGCCGTACAACGGCTCGGTGGCCCGCCTGAACTTCGGCTTCCTGTCGGCGGCCCGGGTCCGCCGCTGGCTGCACGACGGCGAGTTCGACGTCATCCACATCCACGAGCCCGCCTCGCCCTCGCTCGGCCTGCTGGCCTGCTGGGCCGCGCAGGGTCCGATCGTGGCCACCTTCCACACCTCCAACCCGCGCTCCAGAGCCATGATCGCCGCGTACTCGATCCTCCAGGCGGCCCTGGAGAAGATCAGCGCCCGGATCGCGGTCAGCGAGTACGCGCGCCGCACCCTCGTGGAACACCTCGGCGGGGACGCGGTGGTGATCCCCAACGGCGTCGACGTGGACTTCTTCGCCCGGGCCGAGCCCAAGCCCGAGTGGCAGGGCGAGACGATCGGCTTCATCGGACGCATCGACGAACCCCGCAAGGGCCTGCCGGTGCTGATGAGGGCCCTGCCGAAGATCCTCGCCGAGCGCCCGCGCACCCGGCTGCTCGTCGCGGGCCGCGGGGACGAGGAGGAGGCCGTCGAGTCGCTGCCGAAGGAACTGCGCGGGAACGTGGAGTTCCTCGGCATGGTCAGCGACGAGGACAAGGCCCGCCTGCTGCGCAGCGTCGACCTCTACGTGGCCCCCAACACCGGCGGCGAGAGCTTCGGGATCATCCTGGTGGAGGCGATGTCGGCCGGGGCCCCCGTGCTCGCCGCGGACCTGGACGCCTTCGCCCAGGTCCTCGACCAGGGCGTGGCCGGGGAGCTGTTCACCAACGAGGACGCGGACGCGCTCGCCGAGACCGCCGTACGGCTCCTCGGCGACCCCCGGCGCCGGGCGGAACTCCGCGAGCGCGGCAGCGCGCACGTCCGGCGGTTCGACTGGTCCACGGTCGGCGCGGACATCCTGTCGGTGTACGAGACGGTCACCGATGGGACGACGGCGGTGGCCGCCGACGAGCGGAGCACGGGACTGCGGGCGCGGTTCGGGCTGGCGCGGAACTGA